In the genome of Terribacillus sp. FSL K6-0262, one region contains:
- a CDS encoding cupin domain-containing protein, translating to MERDNAYMDYTKGDVQYFSDLNKNRLFTRNSQNYINRLGRDVLNTLGDVSLLDIYLSKDKTVEPHYHQNAAELVYCISGSASVSLINPFTNQVEHIHITRGQVANVPQGWWHWETAREDQTHLLAIFDTPYPEYIFGSDILAKTPTEVLAKTYCLDKAKLQDALRPLNNQTIIIGPPDECSQSLAVENTDQENSNSSDYFTDGCLYYRFK from the coding sequence ATGGAGAGAGACAATGCGTACATGGACTATACAAAAGGAGATGTCCAGTATTTTAGCGATTTGAATAAAAACCGTTTATTCACGCGAAATAGCCAAAATTATATCAACCGGCTCGGCCGGGATGTATTGAATACACTTGGTGATGTGTCGCTTCTTGATATCTATTTGAGTAAGGACAAGACAGTCGAACCGCATTATCACCAGAATGCAGCAGAACTTGTCTATTGCATCAGCGGCTCTGCAAGTGTTTCCTTGATCAATCCGTTTACGAATCAAGTTGAGCACATCCACATCACACGTGGTCAAGTTGCAAATGTCCCCCAAGGATGGTGGCATTGGGAAACGGCTAGGGAGGATCAAACTCATCTGCTAGCCATTTTCGATACACCGTATCCAGAATATATTTTCGGTTCGGATATTTTGGCAAAGACACCGACAGAAGTGCTGGCCAAAACATATTGCCTGGATAAAGCAAAGCTGCAGGATGCGCTGCGCCCGCTTAACAATCAGACTATCATCATCGGACCACCGGATGAATGCAGCCAAAGCCTGGCGGTAGAAAATACCGATCAGGAAAACTCGAATTCATCAGATTACTTTACGGATGGGTGTCTATATTATCGTTTCAAATAA
- a CDS encoding DUF4870 domain-containing protein has protein sequence MPLKQKIPASMMHLLSLILTFFLPLIVLLLVRKRSSYFSQHAKEGLNLHFTFFPIFLLLRITSINYPPAGVASMLLIGLETILIIWAAYCTLIDRPFSYPVIRFFKVKGDTTYVI, from the coding sequence ATGCCATTGAAACAAAAAATCCCTGCAAGTATGATGCATCTGTTATCCTTGATCCTGACTTTCTTCCTGCCACTTATTGTGTTGCTCCTTGTCCGAAAACGAAGCAGCTATTTCAGTCAGCATGCAAAGGAAGGGTTGAATTTGCATTTCACCTTTTTCCCAATCTTTCTATTACTCCGAATTACTTCCATAAACTACCCGCCCGCTGGCGTGGCATCCATGCTGTTAATCGGATTGGAGACCATACTCATCATATGGGCTGCGTATTGTACACTGATAGATAGACCTTTCTCCTATCCTGTGATTCGATTTTTCAAAGTCAAAGGAGATACGACATATGTTATCTGA
- a CDS encoding MerR family transcriptional regulator, which produces MTDGATYTIGEMVTKGQVSIRTLRYYDQIDLLKPTTHTEGGHRLYSDVDLNRLYAIQSMKGIGLSLKEIKDILTSGHLMGHEVHRSLQFQRKMLTAKKQTIEDMIADVDHMLRITQADHEIDIDIFCSMLHYITAKESIKEWQQGEQIQAGADSDEALEKEWSILLSNLKKVIRMNISPRAPEVQQLVNQLLALMDRTTGDRTTIPLPQTAPPIITPFSEKDQLYLKEAIKIHNKNKN; this is translated from the coding sequence ATGACAGATGGAGCAACATATACTATCGGCGAAATGGTAACCAAAGGACAAGTCAGTATCCGCACGCTTCGCTATTATGATCAAATCGATCTCTTAAAGCCAACAACCCATACAGAAGGCGGTCATCGCTTATATTCCGATGTAGATTTGAATCGACTATATGCCATTCAATCCATGAAGGGCATTGGGCTCTCTTTAAAAGAAATCAAAGACATTCTGACATCGGGCCACTTGATGGGACATGAAGTGCATCGATCGTTACAATTCCAACGTAAAATGCTGACTGCCAAAAAACAGACCATCGAGGATATGATAGCCGATGTCGACCATATGCTACGCATTACGCAAGCAGATCATGAAATTGATATTGATATTTTTTGTTCCATGCTTCATTACATAACTGCCAAAGAATCCATCAAGGAATGGCAGCAAGGAGAGCAGATTCAGGCAGGAGCAGATAGCGATGAAGCGTTGGAAAAAGAATGGAGCATCCTCTTATCCAATCTGAAAAAAGTGATTCGGATGAATATCTCTCCAAGGGCGCCAGAAGTACAGCAACTTGTCAATCAGCTATTGGCTTTGATGGATCGGACTACTGGAGATAGAACGACCATTCCACTGCCACAAACTGCACCTCCGATCATCACTCCTTTTTCCGAGAAAGATCAGCTATATCTTAAAGAAGCCATAAAGATCCATAACAAGAACAAAAACTAA
- a CDS encoding Rrf2 family transcriptional regulator: MRLTMYTDFSLRILLYLGTKEKDKLSTIQEIATAYHISKNHLMKVAHELRQAGYIEAVRGRSGGIRLALDPEDINIGAVVRRMEDDFHLVECFNRENNTCPIASVCGLKGILGKALHAYLQVLDEYTLQDLLGNQADLRMLLR, translated from the coding sequence ATGCGATTGACGATGTATACTGATTTTTCCCTGCGAATCCTTCTTTATCTGGGGACAAAAGAAAAAGACAAACTGTCGACGATCCAAGAAATTGCGACAGCTTATCATATATCCAAAAATCATCTGATGAAAGTAGCGCATGAACTGCGACAGGCTGGCTACATAGAAGCTGTCAGGGGCAGATCGGGAGGCATCAGGCTGGCGCTTGATCCGGAGGACATCAATATCGGGGCCGTCGTCCGGCGAATGGAGGATGATTTTCATCTGGTAGAGTGCTTCAACCGGGAAAATAATACTTGTCCGATTGCTTCCGTCTGTGGATTGAAAGGAATCCTAGGAAAAGCGCTGCATGCGTATTTGCAGGTGCTGGATGAGTATACCCTGCAGGATCTATTGGGGAATCAAGCAGATTTAAGGATGCTGCTTCGGTAA